CGGGTCGAAATGTAGGACCGCTATCTGCTTACGCTCGCCCATGACCAGAGCCGGATGGTCGATACGTTTGCCTTGTGTGAAGGCCAGATAAGGCAGTTCGTTCTTTTTGATGTGGAAGTAACAGAAGTACTTCTTCTTGTAATCGAAGAAAGGTAGACCGTACTTCCAAGATTCACTCATGTTCGGGTCCTTCAATAGGTGCCCCCGGATATAGAGCAGTGTGGATTTCAGAGGTTCTTCTTTGTCCAGATAGTATTGCTCTATCTTCTCTTGCACTGGTCTAGGGAATTCTTGAATGGATCTATGCAGTATTCACCGCTTTATATTCTTCTCATAGAGGTCGATCCAGTCCTGCGGAGTCATCTTCTGGCAGAGTTCGGCCACGAGATCATAGGGGATATGTTCCGGCTTTTTGAGCCGCACGCAGCTCTTCCCCATATCGAGTTTAGTAGGCACCCGTTCTTGATATTCTTTCACCCACCAGTCGTAGAGTTCCTTGTTGGCATAGATGCCCATGTGGTAGAGACCGATGAAATTCTTCTGCGAAGCGATGCTCATGAATGGAAGTGGAAGCTTGGGGTCGCAGTGATAGCCATCGGGGTAAAGGCTATGAGGCACCACATAACCCGGCATGCTGTAATTCAGTGTCTCTTCAAATCCCTTCGGCAGATTTTTCTTGATGGTCTCTCTCAGTTTGACGATGGCTTCTTTGTGCTTTTCAGGCACTTTGCTCACGTAGTCGTCACAATCTTTGGCATCGATTCGCATAGGTCAGGTAGCTGGATTAAAGGAACAAGATAAGAGATGGATTCAAGAATTCAGAGCCCAGATATAGGATAAGGCTGAATCCGAATTCTTCAATCTGAATTCATCATTCCTC
This DNA window, taken from Flavobacteriales bacterium, encodes the following:
- a CDS encoding DUF1801 domain-containing protein — protein: MRIDAKDCDDYVSKVPEKHKEAIVKLRETIKKNLPKGFEETLNYSMPGYVVPHSLYPDGYHCDPKLPLPFMSIASQKNFIGLYHMGIYANKELYDWWVKEYQERVPTKLDMGKSCVRLKKPEHIPYDLVAELCQKMTPQDWIDLYEKNIKR
- a CDS encoding DUF1801 domain-containing protein, producing MQEKIEQYYLDKEEPLKSTLLYIRGHLLKDPNMSESWKYGLPFFDYKKKYFCYFHIKKNELPYLAFTQGKRIDHPALVMGERKQIAVLHFDP